In one Actinomycetota bacterium genomic region, the following are encoded:
- a CDS encoding Ppx/GppA family phosphatase, with protein sequence MRPPPSPQPGNAAPDRPVKWRPGRVGEHGPQLWQGAVRCSTRRTRAHPVAAEHATLAAIDIGTNSIHLLVARALDGNRFEVIDREKEMVRLGSGSGDMKVLEPAAIARGIEALQRFRQVAEISDATIHAVATSAVREAENRDVFLDRARAEAGIEVEVISGVEEARLIHLGVLQAVPVFDRQLLLIDIGGGSTELVLGRAGRVLEARSLKLGTIRLTERFFGGEQVRRSSVDECRQFVRAYLRPVAREIARRGFEVAVGSSGTILNVAEMVQAQRGGEPVRVLSNFEFTAAELADVVKAVTKARTVKELLKVEGLDPKRADIILGGVILLEQAFAELRIERMIVSDFALREGVLLDALQRTQDASLHHLRDLRYQSVRHLADICPDEREHLEHATALALQLYDGCRDLHQLDEAYREHLEAAGLLCNVGLFISHARHHLHSYYIIRNSEHLTGFTDHEVELIAQTARYHRKSAPKANHDEFARLAERDQEVVRKLAGILRVAIALDRTHAGNVRALSCRTQDGRLTVSLETAEGVDASLEVYTADARKALLEEALGVVVELET encoded by the coding sequence GTGCGTCCCCCTCCATCGCCTCAACCAGGGAACGCCGCTCCCGATCGGCCTGTCAAATGGCGTCCAGGCCGGGTGGGCGAACACGGCCCGCAGTTGTGGCAGGGTGCCGTCCGATGTTCGACGAGGCGGACGAGGGCACATCCGGTGGCCGCTGAGCACGCGACCCTGGCCGCCATCGACATCGGCACCAACTCCATCCACCTGCTCGTTGCACGAGCGCTCGACGGCAACCGCTTCGAGGTGATCGACCGGGAGAAGGAGATGGTGCGCTTGGGCTCGGGCTCGGGCGACATGAAGGTGCTCGAGCCGGCGGCCATCGCCCGTGGCATCGAGGCGCTCCAGCGGTTCCGTCAGGTCGCGGAGATCTCGGACGCGACGATCCACGCAGTGGCGACGAGCGCGGTGCGCGAGGCCGAGAACCGCGACGTCTTCCTCGACCGGGCGCGCGCCGAGGCGGGCATCGAGGTCGAGGTGATCTCGGGCGTGGAGGAGGCACGGCTCATCCACCTCGGCGTGCTCCAGGCAGTGCCGGTGTTCGACCGGCAGCTGTTGCTGATCGACATCGGAGGCGGCAGCACGGAGCTCGTGCTCGGTCGGGCCGGGCGGGTGCTCGAGGCCCGCAGCCTCAAGCTCGGCACGATCCGACTCACCGAGCGTTTCTTCGGTGGCGAGCAGGTGCGCCGCAGCAGTGTCGACGAGTGCCGGCAGTTCGTGCGCGCCTACCTCCGTCCGGTGGCGCGTGAGATCGCGCGACGCGGCTTCGAGGTGGCCGTCGGCAGCTCGGGCACGATCCTCAACGTCGCCGAGATGGTGCAGGCGCAGCGCGGCGGTGAGCCCGTGCGGGTGCTGAGCAACTTCGAGTTCACCGCCGCCGAGCTGGCCGACGTGGTCAAGGCGGTCACCAAGGCGCGCACGGTCAAGGAGCTCCTCAAGGTCGAAGGCCTCGACCCGAAGCGCGCCGACATCATCCTCGGCGGCGTCATCCTGTTGGAGCAGGCCTTCGCCGAGCTCCGCATCGAGCGCATGATCGTCTCGGACTTCGCGTTGCGCGAGGGGGTCCTGCTCGACGCCCTGCAACGCACGCAGGACGCGTCGCTCCACCACCTCCGAGACCTCCGCTACCAGAGCGTGCGCCATCTGGCCGACATCTGCCCCGACGAGCGTGAGCACCTCGAGCACGCCACCGCGCTCGCGCTCCAGCTCTACGACGGTTGCCGCGACCTGCACCAGCTCGACGAGGCGTACCGCGAGCATCTCGAGGCTGCCGGGCTTCTCTGCAACGTCGGCCTCTTCATCTCCCACGCCCGTCACCACCTGCACTCGTATTACATCATCCGCAACTCCGAGCACCTCACCGGATTCACCGACCACGAGGTCGAGCTCATCGCGCAGACCGCCCGCTATCACCGGAAGAGCGCGCCCAAGGCGAACCACGACGAGTTCGCCCGGCTGGCGGAGCGCGACCAGGAGGTGGTGCGGAAGCTGGCGGGCATCCTGCGCGTCGCCATCGCCCTCGATCGCACGCACGCCGGAAACGTGCGCGCCCTGTCGTGTCGCACTCAGGACGGCCGTCTGACGGTCTCGCTCGAGACCGCCGAGGGAGTCGACGCCTCACTCGAGGTCTACACGGCCGACGCGCGCAAGGCCCTGCTCGAAGAGGCACTCGGGGTGGTGGTGGAGCTCGAGACCTAG
- a CDS encoding EAL domain-containing protein, whose amino-acid sequence MTSGAATTDKSTTGQGRGALLRPFVLGYAVNPVALALLWALRRWHLVAPVHVWVYFVVLWGTALVGTASELWFRHRPSRTSLHLRVLVQVAGVTVTLYVTGWGPVIAIAYAFMAQENVARSGSKTWRITAGWSVVCLGIGQLAIWRGIAPSLISEPLVHGLAALEAAAVVMVVRMAGAVTDQKERAEARLRASEERFRSLVQNSSDLTLVMDTTGEITYASEASVGLLGRTPEELIGEQAADLVHPDDISWLQVQLSAELRVMTTAQPLELRVRHSDGTWRDVEAVVADLLDRPSVAGIVVNARDLTERKRVEAALEHQALHDALTGLPNRMLFLDRLEQAIARAGREHATPAVMFLDLDRFKLVNDGLGHDVGDELLIGVAARLRGTLRPGDTVARFGGDEFVLLFEGLSTAESADVLAGRILACFATPFLVGGEEFQASASLGMALGDGAKTAGELVRDADAAMYRAKALCRGRLQVFDTATHDESLLRMHTETALRGALARGELRLHYQPIFELVEGRPVGVEALVRWEHPTRGLLGPDAFIAVAEDSGLIVPIGAWVLREACRQVRAWNEVRDPAHPLRLSVNLSARQLAEPTLVATVRDTLLGAGIDPGRLHLSLEITEALVLHDPETAALRLGELRALGVQFAIDDFGTGYSSMAYLRRFPVSIVKVDSPFVAGLGIDDHDEAIVSAIVRLAHTLGLRVVAEGVETELQLVHLRAMGCDYAQGYLLGRPELPERVDLLGSDAFAEQTRDSSPPRV is encoded by the coding sequence GTGACGTCTGGGGCGGCCACGACCGACAAATCGACCACGGGTCAGGGGCGAGGGGCGCTACTCCGACCTTTCGTCCTCGGCTATGCGGTGAACCCGGTAGCGCTCGCCCTGCTTTGGGCGCTGCGACGCTGGCACCTGGTGGCTCCGGTGCACGTTTGGGTGTACTTCGTGGTCTTGTGGGGCACCGCGCTGGTGGGGACCGCCAGCGAGCTCTGGTTCCGCCACCGTCCGTCACGAACCTCGCTCCATCTCCGCGTGCTCGTGCAAGTGGCGGGCGTCACCGTCACGCTCTACGTCACCGGGTGGGGACCGGTGATCGCCATCGCCTACGCGTTCATGGCGCAGGAGAACGTGGCCCGGAGCGGCTCGAAGACGTGGCGGATCACCGCGGGGTGGTCCGTCGTCTGCCTCGGGATCGGTCAGCTGGCGATCTGGCGGGGCATCGCGCCGTCGCTGATCTCGGAGCCGCTGGTCCACGGCCTCGCCGCGCTGGAGGCCGCCGCCGTCGTGATGGTGGTGCGAATGGCGGGAGCCGTCACCGACCAGAAGGAACGGGCCGAGGCGCGGTTGCGCGCGAGCGAGGAACGGTTCCGGTCGCTCGTGCAGAACTCGTCCGACCTCACCCTGGTCATGGACACGACCGGCGAGATCACGTACGCGAGCGAGGCGAGCGTGGGACTGCTCGGACGCACTCCCGAGGAGCTCATCGGCGAGCAGGCCGCCGACCTCGTCCATCCGGACGACATCTCCTGGTTGCAGGTCCAGCTGAGTGCCGAGCTCCGTGTCATGACGACCGCTCAGCCGCTCGAGCTGCGGGTCCGGCACTCCGACGGGACCTGGCGCGATGTCGAGGCGGTCGTGGCGGACCTGCTCGACCGACCTTCGGTGGCGGGGATCGTCGTCAATGCCCGCGACCTCACCGAGCGCAAGCGGGTCGAGGCCGCGCTCGAACATCAGGCCCTTCATGACGCGCTGACCGGGCTGCCCAACCGGATGCTGTTCCTCGACCGGCTCGAGCAGGCGATCGCGCGTGCGGGTCGGGAGCACGCCACGCCCGCGGTGATGTTCCTCGACCTCGATCGGTTCAAGCTCGTGAACGACGGATTGGGTCACGACGTCGGCGACGAGCTCCTCATCGGTGTCGCGGCGCGGCTGCGCGGCACGCTTCGCCCCGGAGACACGGTGGCACGATTCGGTGGCGACGAGTTCGTGCTGCTCTTCGAGGGTCTCTCGACGGCAGAGTCGGCGGACGTCCTCGCCGGCCGGATCCTCGCGTGCTTCGCCACGCCGTTCCTCGTCGGCGGCGAGGAGTTCCAGGCCTCGGCCAGCCTGGGCATGGCTCTCGGCGACGGGGCCAAGACGGCCGGCGAGCTGGTGCGCGACGCCGACGCGGCCATGTACCGCGCCAAGGCGTTGTGCCGGGGGCGCCTGCAGGTCTTCGACACCGCGACGCACGACGAATCTCTTCTCCGGATGCACACGGAAACCGCGCTGCGGGGCGCTCTCGCCCGCGGCGAGCTGCGACTGCACTATCAACCGATCTTCGAGCTGGTCGAGGGTCGACCCGTCGGCGTCGAGGCGCTTGTGCGTTGGGAGCATCCCACGCGGGGACTGCTGGGACCGGACGCGTTCATCGCCGTGGCCGAGGACAGCGGGCTCATCGTCCCCATCGGCGCCTGGGTGTTGCGCGAGGCGTGCCGCCAAGTGCGCGCCTGGAACGAGGTGCGCGATCCCGCGCATCCGCTCAGGCTCAGCGTCAACCTCTCGGCCCGCCAGCTGGCTGAGCCGACGCTCGTGGCGACGGTGAGAGACACGCTGCTGGGCGCAGGGATCGATCCCGGCCGCCTGCATCTGTCGCTGGAGATCACCGAGGCGCTCGTGCTGCACGACCCCGAGACGGCCGCTCTGCGTCTGGGCGAGCTGCGAGCGCTCGGGGTGCAGTTCGCGATCGACGACTTCGGCACCGGCTACTCGTCGATGGCCTATCTCCGTCGCTTCCCCGTGAGCATCGTGAAGGTCGACTCGCCGTTCGTGGCGGGCCTCGGGATCGACGACCACGACGAGGCGATCGTGTCCGCGATCGTGCGCCTCGCGCACACGCTCGGGTTGCGCGTCGTCGCGGAAGGCGTCGAGACCGAGCTCCAGCTCGTGCACCTGCGGGCGATGGGTTGCGACTACGCCCAGGGTTACCTGCTGGGTCGGCCCGAGCTCCCCGAACGGGTGGACCTGCTGGGGAGCGACGCGTTCGCCGAGCAGACGCGCGACTCGTCACCGCCGCGCGTGTAG